agtttacaactcactcaaaatttaggtcatgtcacctatggttatctggtgaaatgtaagtctctattatgaacggtgttatataatgagactaatcatttcgtggtctagtattatataaactcctttgtatagaacatccccgcccgcatgtctatacatgaatgatcaagaccagatcatctgtagcactttacaacaattgtaacaactacaaagcgagtcgtatttgtagtgtaaccaggataaggtatccaacctcatccatctattacaaataatttaggttatcacttaaacacgattcacacgtatgtctctacatacatgtttaagctacaaatgataacctttgatgttagtttattggttttgtgggttagtCCTACTAAATGATTAATAAaacactttgtattttattaaataaataaattgtttgtacattacaattacaaactacaagatccacgagatttagggcatcaatcccgaTAAATAGTTATCTTCAAGCTAAGGTTGGTAATTTTCTTTGTCTTTGATGGGGCTTGGGAATGACCTTATAATTCTAGAAAGTTGGTCGAGCTCTTcaagaaaccacaattaatagTAGCTGGGGTCGAAAGGGAAAAGATTGTGTGACCTGACTTCTTTGTTGCTCTAGTGTGTTTTTAATAACAACTGTATGAGATTCCTTGCGTCTTAGGCATCTTATAGTGCCTTTGTCTAGCCTTCTTTGAGTTGGAGGTAATATTCCTAAATATTCATTCATTATCTGGCTTACTATTTGAAATCAGTTATAGTCTCGTGATCCTATTAACCAGAGGTGTTTCCATATCCCTAATGTATGTGTTACGTGCATGGGTGGAGTCGAGTCTAGTGACCATTTATTCTTTGATTATCCTTTTAGTTAGGCTATCTAGGAGGCATGCTCTTGTGAGAAGGGTGCTCTCATAGGATCTCTCATTAAGATACTAAGCTTTATTTGGTATATCAATTTAGTTGGGTAATCATTATAAGGCGTAAGATCTAGAAAGTCACTTGGTGAACTATTATTTATCATATTTAGCGGGAGCTTGACCTTTTTGTCTACGGGGTTACCTTATATCCTTCTTAAATGGTTAGTCAAGTTATGCCATCAAAGATGTTTCATAATTGAGAAAACTCATGAGGGTTCATCTCCTTTAGACTTTTTTTCTTGAGTGTGGGTGCTTGTTTTCCTAGgtgattagttttttttttgtccttgtTCTTTTCTTAACTACTTTTTTTGTCTTTTGATTGTGTCTAGGTGAGATATAATTTTCTGTATTGCAAATCAAAATCTttgcaccaaaaaaaaaaaaaaaaacttgtctatattttcaaaattttggtgaataaaatatcatgataaaattttgataaaaataaaaaatgaagagaCCAAGATGAATAtcttttgaaaatatagaaaccaaaattttaaaggtATAGAgacaaaaatgaataaaaattgaaagtatggacaccaaaataaacaatttaaaaatataatgtggtgacaaaaatatataaaaactcGAAAGACCAAAATAGTATTGTAGACCATTTAAGAAATATTCTCTCTTCCTTCAAATAGAAATGAGTTAATACAACATAAACTGCTATATTTATGAATGTTCGATTTTTTGTTGTGTAATTctccattttaaaaataaaaattaaaaatttgaatacaatAGCATACTAAATTAATCCTAAATTTTTTTAGGCACGagaaatacaattaaaaaaaccaATGTAAACATAATTGATAgtgaagaattaaaaaattacaaattaacataatttatttccattccttgaaatataataatttattgcaAAGGTAATgctgatatttaattattaataggtacacttttagtttttaaatgcTACTAGAGAAGCTTCTATTCTATTAGGGAATAATATAAGGATATATGGCCCAATTGGCCTTGGAGAGAACTATTAGAAGGGATGTAACATGGGGGCTATTTTGTAAAATCACATGGTCATAACAGACTAGAGCCCATCTTTCATGTTGGGATTCATCATTGTATTGCAAGAAAGAACATGTGATACCTCAATATAATTCAAATGAATCCAATATTAGtaaattgtatatatattgaaaatatttatcttCCAAAATTGCATGTTCCAAACTTTTTTCTAATTCAAACATGGATTATATTATTATTCTCTATATTCTAATTTAATCCCCAATACTTTAAACCACCACTAATTTAagtgattaaaatattatatatttgttcGAAATATCAAGTATTGAATCTTCACTCCACATTATTGAACATATagaaaaaatctattaaatCCGACTTGATAAACTATCTACAATAATAGAAATTATTGACCATGTTTCATGTTCTAGTGCAACAAATGgaacaaaaaatttatatttttcagcgAGTAATACGATCGTCATGGACCATGAACACATATTGAGCATCAAAGACTTGAGGAAATGACTAAGTAACTTTCAAAGACGCACCATAGTTAACACAAAGTGTGCATGAGATGCACATACCACCTACTAGATAAAGCTACACCACCCATCAACTAGTCGCAAGCACACACAATGCACACCTATCATCAAGCACATTGTTCATGTTGAAAAAGGGCATCAACTGATGAATTTGTGAATTAGAGGAGAAAATAATTTGAGTGCCCTacaaaaaataaggaaaatgaaCATTAGTGTGGTACTAAGCTAACGACACTCTAATTCTTAAGTTAGTAAAGAATTGAAATGAGAAAAAATAGTAGAGTAGTCATATGTGTTTTCAATGTACCTTTGACAAACGACATTGATCATTTATACAGATTTAGTATTGTATAACGTACAGTTAGGTTCAAAATTACTCTTTTTTAATTCATGAAACCTTTCAGTCATAATGCTTCAGGTGGTTACAGTAGCACTATTCGAAGTAGCAACTGATGCATCATCCGCTCGACCCCCCACTAGCTAACTCCTCCATGAATCATTTGTTATAAGCTTGGATTACTACCACTCGACCTAGTTCGGAGGTCCAATGGTACCACTAGGTACTACCACATGGATCCTCTATGGTATTACTAAGACAATATGAGTATAGTTTAATTGACATAGGACTTTTATCATCTTATTAAACCAAGCTTGTAAATGATGACAAAGATCTACTAAAAAACTGTGCCTTACCTTCATAGAATGGTGTTTGATGAAAGTGAAAGTGAAAGTTTAAACGGTTCAACTaacttgattaaaaaaaaaaaaaactcaccaaaggaaatgaaagaaaagaaaagagaaataatCATAATTATTACGATCCCGTTTGGTAAAccatttggttatttattttttgttttttgtttttaaattaagcctatttcatccaAATTTCTTACGATGATTTGCACCTTgtttaagtataatggttgaatgtttagccaaattctaaaaacaaaaacaaattttctaattttttttttcaaaatttggcttagttttttaaaccgtcagtgaaaagtagataacaacgaaagaaatttggagatggaagtagtgtccatcagcttaattctaaaaaacaaaaacaaaaaacaaaatggttactaaacgggACCTACATTATTTGAAATATGTtcccattattatttttttaagaatatgaTTCCTTAATTAAGTAATAAGATGTCAACATGAATATAGCTCAACTTCCATAAATTTATAGTCAAttttgaggggaaaaaaaaaactattttgaggtcTAGAGGACTTCTTTGACGAtgtatcaaaatattttttattgctttatttgaattttgataaattaatgaaGAAATAACATATAGTGGGTTTTAAGAATATTAGGTCCCATTTAGTTGGTGATCTAGTTtcttgtatatattttttaaaaaataaaagaaaaatacaatgaaaatatgtttggtacacctattttgaaaaattattttaaaaagtaattcaAAAAATAGTTTATCTTGAAAGACAAAAGGATGTTGTCtcgattgttttcaaattttattttcagtCTTATAAAAACATCGGATAGGTTTTCTTCAAACAAATCACATTTccttattaattattttaaaattttttaatcttaaacAATAGATTTTACCTAACGCAATAATCTTTTCCTGCCTTTTCAAATTCACAATCCaacacaatttttaaaatttaaaatttttaattaagaaccaaatttattttcaaatataggaaaaataaGACATATATTTTCGTTCTCTaccaaactttttatttttaaaaacaaaatttcgaGTCATGGATCAAACAACGCGATAGTTTCTAGATTtcaaggggaaaaaaagataaTCAAGATTGTGAAATAAAGAATGttgttaattataaaaatactaAACACCAATTTTCCACCAACTAACAATGGAGttggagaagaaaaaagaaaattaaggataaagaaaaaaagaaaaaagaaaagaaaaagtagtTATTTGTTAATGTGATGGACCAATAAGAGCAATGTCGGCAGGGGGTAAGACGGCGACGTTTTGAAACATCGATTTAAAACgtaccttttattttattttaatattaaaattaaaatccgCCTAATTAAACGGATTAAAGTAGCTGTCGTTTtgttaatttacttgttttattaaACAAGTCCATGGGGTGACATGTCGACCAATTTTCAAGCAATTTCCGAAAATTATGTgtaattagtaaattgaatataattacGGGACCGGAATTTACTCCTATTTTTAATCTCTAAagttaataaaaatgaaaaagaagagacCTTTTAACTtccaataaataattatttttttttaaaaaatggttagaCCGATAATAAGAACTTTTACTCAAGGCGGAAATGCACAAAAATAAAAGGTTAGAGGGGTCATCACCTTTTTAATATAGATTTTAATGATTTCGTATCATTTGTTGACCTGAATATAATTAAAGTGGTCGAGTATTGTGAATTTGAGCATGGTGTAATGGgttaaaacatatatatttaccacattgtatcatttttgtttgaaaagCTACTTGGTCTACTTGTTAGATGTTAGAATAAAATGGCAAGGAAGAAACACTAGAGCAAACCAATGTACATGGAAAAtatctaaaggaaaaaaaattgcagACATCAAGGAGTTCTTAGTCAAATACTCTGTGATGTATACGTCAAGCCAAAGTTTGATAAGAAAGGTGCATTAATCACAATTAGAATTGTAAACGACACATTAGAAATGACACCAGACGTGATATAGTACTACTAGATGTACTTTTCTTACATCCAATCAATGATGAATTGATAACGATTTGATTGATGACAAGCTCTAGGTTCCGATACTAAGTGAGATCGTTAGTCAACTAAGGATCACACTATACTAAAAAGGATACCATGTGCCATCAAGCTTCTCGAGCTGACCCATTCTCATTTGAATATTGTATCTTTGGTCATATGGACTTTAATCTCTTGATGAGGCTCATAGCTTTGAGTACAAGCTAACAagctaagctagatgatacttGTCTATGTTATCTCGATTGAGTTACCTTATTGAGTGGGCAAAACTCATCTCACTAGAGTGATGGAATGCTTTGAGTAGGATGGATCCGATCCCATCCCATAAAATGGTACAATTTTTTAGgctgaatttttttatatacaaaaaaaaaaaagaaaaaaaaaaaagagaactaTTAGGACCAATGCAATAGAGGAAGCAGGAAACAAATTTtgttaaaagaagaaagaaacaatAAGAACATTTCAAAGTATTAAATAAAATGTATGTCTACAGAGATGTCTATCAATGTTGATGAATATTgagatttttctaaatgatggggaaaaattctttaaaaaaattatgtggACTAGGAACTAGTTTTAGAAGTTCATTGACTTGTTTGGGACTTTTAAAACAACAAGACTAAATAACTCAACTCATAAAATTCTTAGGATCAAACGTGTAATAGattaataattatcaaaaaGATATATCAAAAGGCCTTTTTATTACCTACCTCTCTAGGGGGAAAAAAATTACTGTGAACACACAATGACCAACTTCTTCCATTATTGTATCTAAATCAATCAATCCAACCATAACGAAAAAATATGGGATGAATAAGGATCCAAAAAAACGAGATACAATGCAGAAGAATCAATTCATAATCATTATACATCTGAGTAGGTCAAAATCAAACACTGAGAAGACTCATATTTTGCATGTAAATAGTACAGATACTACTTTGAAGaaatctaaaaaagaaaaacgaacTCGTAAACTAATTAGGAACAGGATCCTACATGTCTATCTTGACATCCAAGCCAGTCCTTGGAGTACAAAAAAAGGCAGATACAATTGTGCAAAATATCCCCTCTGGGATGCCAATGCTTGTTCCCATCATAGAATGCATATATAGTTTCTAAGATCACCAATGCCTTAGCTTGCATAAATTACTCTATGGCTTGTACAGATCATTCCTGCAGGCATATTTTAGCTATTACTAGACAGACACCAGAAGTCTTTTTGGTAATATAATCATTTGAAACAAGCAATAAGCAGTAAGCATGGTAGGTTTATCATTGAAACTCACATCTGCATCCGATCTAGCAGGAGATGGACTTCGAGAATCAACTGGTTTATCATCTGATGAGCCATTATCTCGGCTTGGCGAATGTTCGTCGTCACTTCTACCCCTAGGTGGTGGTGTCCTACGTGGAGATATGCTTCTCCGAGTATCAGGGGAACGTCGGGTGGGCGACATGCTGAATCAGTATAAAACCAATTTCCAATTAGAGTACAGACCCacaaaagaaaattgagaagaaTTATAATGGATGACTAGGAGGAGCTTGCTGGGTTCATGGCAATGTGAGATTTCTGTGAAGTTAAATGAAAAATGTGTTTGGATAGGCCCGAGAAACTAAAAATAGAATTCCTTATAATGTTAAGGTTACTGATTTTGAGATATTATAATGGAgaagttatttaaaaaaaaaatgaaataaataaaatattgataacaAGAAATTGATAAAAACGTGAGCACAGGAGTTGTTCAAAAGCTGTTTTCAGGAACAGTTTGTCCGttcatttttcaaagtttttttttttaaaaaaattaaataaatggtagtttcaattttgtaacaattagtCATTGAACTTTAATAAGTAACAATTTGGTCTCTACACTTCacaatttgtaacaatttaatccctattGCAAAAAACATTATAAAGATTTAATGAAACCTCTTACACATGTAGGTTCACAAACTGATTAGGgatcaaatttattttgtaaactaTAAAGACTAAGTCATTAGTGGATAAAAATTGACAaataattttaatgaaattttttacaattgggattaaattgttacaaaataaaagttcaaagactaacttgttacaaatttgaacacacgtgactaaatcattacaaactaaagtacaaagactaaattgttacttctaTAAAAGTTTGAGGTCCAAGAGAAGAAGAATTTCCAGCTGAAAATACTCCTTTTGTGCAAATACCAGAGTAAATGATGCAAACCATAAGAGGATGGTAACTAGTACCCACGCCAACGTTGGAAGGCCTTGAGACTATCCGACAAAAGAGTTAAAAGTTAAGAATGTATTTGTGTACCTTCTATCAGAATGGCTAGCACTACGCCGCTCATCATCATCTCTTCCCCTTCTACGATCTTTACTACGGTCAGGACTAGCACTACGACTCCTACTACGATAGCGTTCTCTCTCACTTCTGTGGGGTCTATCACGATCATATCTCTCCCGGCTTCTACTGCGACTTCTTCTCCTGTAATCCCTATCCCTAGGGTCATCGCGGTGCCTGAAATGTTTTTGCAATCCATAAGAGAAGAGTAGAATAACCAGCTTGCAACAATGAGATTACAACCAACTGCCTGTAATGATAAGAAATTCCATTTAAGACAAGTCTTATTAACCATCCGTTTCTTCAAGCAAAAGactagaataaaaaaaatcaatcttgCCATGCCCATTTGATAACCAACATCTCGCACCCATTCACATATCAAACTAGTTCAGGAAGAACTGTAATCCACCAGTCTAAAACATTCAGACCAGCTTATTTCCATCACTCTTTTTGTTTATATCTTCTCTGCAATCCACAAAATCTATGACATGGATTCAAGAGACTAATGACCGGACTTTGTATTACCACGAAATTTAGGTAGGTGAAATAACGAGGCAATACCAGAAGCAATTACATTTAAGAACCAActagagaaataaaaaaaagactTTCTAGAATTTCCTAATTGCATGATGCAACATACACTATACAGCACTGTCATTTCAGGACTCCTACATGCATCAGACGTTAAGTGAAGGAATAGTACAAATCATATCCTTATAGTTTGTCTATTTTGTAAAATGCCTcagtttcaatttttcatattgtttgtaatataaaaaaatcaagtcCTTACGTTAAGATTAaccatttactaaattaatacaCATACCTAATTCTATGTGTAACCATATACACCAATTCTACTAGAGCAGAGAAAAAGGATGCAAGTCATCAGCCTGATTGAACTACCAAGGAAATTGCATCCATAACCAGAGAAGATAGCATTACCTCTCTCACTCTAAATGACTATGCAGGAGAGTACAAATTTTTGTTTGGATTCACAATTACATAAAGGTAATTCAATTACctcaagaaaatataaaattcttCACCAGAGCTCTGATACGAGTTCAGATGCATTTAGACAAGGACTCTCACCTTGAACGTGGACTGCGGCTCCTTGACCTTCCCCTTGTCTTCGATGATGATTCCATTACTCTCCCCTTACGACTGATAAAAACCAAAACTCAAGAATCAAGACATACTTCCTTCTGAGCCATTAAGTATGACAAATTACTTACAAAAGCATTTAAAAAAGTTATTATAAACTCACATTTTCTCAGCATTAGGACCGTACTTAGCGAATTGAACCATAATTTCTCTGCCATCCAACATTCGTCCTAGATAGCAAAGTAGAAACCCAAATTGATTTCCCATAAAAACAGCAGCAAACTTAAATTGAAAAAGCTCAAGCTTAATGTGAGTTTTCGGTCGAACTGAAGCTGACCATCAAGCTTGTCAATTGCCTTCTGTGCTTCATCCGCATACTTATATCGAACAAATGCAAATCCTCTGGAATCCCCAGTCCTAAGAACAATCACCCACCAACCCACCAACCCACC
This genomic window from Benincasa hispida cultivar B227 chromosome 4, ASM972705v1, whole genome shotgun sequence contains:
- the LOC120075021 gene encoding serine/arginine-rich splicing factor SC35-like, which encodes MSHFGRSGPPDIRDTYSLLVLNITFRTTADDLYPLFDKYGKVVDVFIPRDRRTGDSRGFAFVRYKYADEAQKAIDKLDGRMLDGREIMVQFAKYGPNAEKIRKGRVMESSSKTRGRSRSRSPRSRHRDDPRDRDYRRRSRSRSRERYDRDRPHRSERERYRSRSRSASPDRSKDRRRGRDDDERRSASHSDRSMSPTRRSPDTRRSISPRRTPPPRGRSDDEHSPSRDNGSSDDKPVDSRSPSPARSDADE